One region of Gouania willdenowi chromosome 13, fGouWil2.1, whole genome shotgun sequence genomic DNA includes:
- the LOC114474841 gene encoding endonuclease domain-containing 1 protein encodes MMQSLALVFWLLLSVHADVIERFEDVPECMKYFYKEKVPEWGSSTSTAARLCQRFANRYHFATLYDTHHRIAVYSAYQFQSSNGGGREKRWFVEPQLVNMTWQAEMKDGYWLGKDNPGIYLGERQALNEDFTHSGFDRGHLNPNGHHPVPGRNATFTLTNVIPQNPKLNQNAWRIYESQLTDLFRQRCSKAFVLVGAIPSADNWIIKNNVRRVNIPDYLWNAYCCVDNNGRPIKSGAATARNTEDNWVEQMSLDELGEFLQQVSNQPVGELFHSGCMA; translated from the exons ATGATGCAAAGTTTGGCTCTTGTGTTTTGGCTCCTCCTCTCCGTTCATGCAGATGTCATTGAACGTTTTGAG GATGTACCAGAATGCATGAAATACTTTTACAAAGAGAAGGTTCCTGAGTGGGGGTCTTCTACATCCACTGCTGCCCGTCTGTGTCAGCGCTTCGCAAACAG GTACCACTTTGCCACACTGTACGACACCCATCACCGCATTGCTGTTTACTCAGCTTATCAGTTCCAGTCGAGCAACGGAGGTGGAAGAGAGAAGAGATGGTTTGTGGAGCCTCAG TTGGTCAACATGACCTGGCAAGCAGAGATGAAAGATGGCTATTGGCTGGGGAAAGACAATCCTGGGATCTATCTTGGTGAGAGACAAGCTCTGAATGAGGACTTTACACACTCTGGCTTTGACCGTGGTCACCTCAACCCAAATGGACACCATCCAG tCCCAGGTCGCAACGCCACCTTTACCCTGACCAACGTCATCCCTCAGAACCCCAAACTGAACCAGAATGCCTGGAGGATTTACGAGTCCCAGCTTACAGACCTTTTCCGACAGAGATGCTCCAAGGCCTTTGTGCTGGTTGGAGCCATTCCTTCTGCAGACAACTGgatcattaaaaacaatgtgAGGCGAGTCAACATTCCAGACTACCTGTGGAATGCATACTGCTGTGTAGACAACAATGGCAGGCCCATAAAGAGTGGAGCTGCCACAGCGAGGAATACTGAGGATAACTGGGTGGAACAGATGTCACTGGATGAGCTAGGAGAATTCCTACAGCAGGTCTCTAATCAACCAGTAGGGGAGCTCTTTCACAGTGGTTGTATGGCATAA